In Phyllostomus discolor isolate MPI-MPIP mPhyDis1 chromosome 3, mPhyDis1.pri.v3, whole genome shotgun sequence, a single genomic region encodes these proteins:
- the LOC114497243 gene encoding 40S ribosomal protein S27-like, translating into MDEKCPGHYKITTILSHVPTVVLCLSCSTVLCQPTGGKARLTEGCPFRRKQRQKHLESR; encoded by the coding sequence ATGGATGAGAAATGCCCAGGACACTATAAAATCACCACCATCTTGAGCCATGTGCCAACAGTAGTTTTGTGTCTTAGCTGCTCCACTGTCCTCTGTCAGCCTacaggaggaaaagcaagacTTACAGAAGGATGCCCCTTCAGAAGAAAGCAGCGCCAAAAGCATCTTGAGTCAAGATGA